The genomic stretch AAGCAGCACCAGAGAACTGATTTGCCTCTACTACTATATGAAGTTATGTTAAAAAGATGACCATTTGTGAACCAGGAAGCAAGGCCCTATTGGGACTCAGAATCTGCCAGTGCCTTTATCTTAGAATCAGCAGACTCTAGAATTGTAAGAAAAAATTTCCTGTTGTGCATGAGCCATCAAGTCTATGCCATTTTGTTATAGGTAAGACATTTTCCCTATTGATGAAAACACATCATGTCCTTTACTAAATTGCTCTCAAAACAGTTGAATTAGTTATTTAcctttttaagaaatataaaaataacctaCATTTTGATGGCCCTGGTACATGGACTTTGAGATGCTTTCTGTCTCACCTAAATAAACGCTCCTCTCTGGGCTGTTCAGTGGCCACCCAACCTTAATGTTGAGTGCTGGGCAGATAACTGTTTGACAGTTTGGAGCTGAACTGTCAGGTCAACATGGCACAAAATGTATGCAATGATctatttctcattcttctcaACTACCTTACCTCTTCCTAGCAGGGGTCTCTTACGTAGAAACTTCTGTTCTTTTACAAGCGGTTGGAGGAGTGGGGAGTAGCTAATACTATTCTGTTGAGCCCCTATAATGAATACTGTGATGTCCCACTAGATCCCTTCCCTTTCATGACTGAGGCATTCATTCTCCTTTTGATACCTCAGGACTCTTTCAAGAGTtgtttctctctgttctctctctggtAATTGCCTTCAGGTGAACAAAGGCACCTTTCCCAAACCCATGTCTCTTTCTCTGAGGGAGATTACAACCAATAACTTGTGAATGTGGAAATAAGCACACACCTCTTTGCTCAAGGACAGCTCCAGAGCTCCCTGTGGAATGAAGACCTCTGTCAAACTTCCTTAAGTGAGACTTCTGCTCATTTCCCTCACCCCAAAAACATGATGCCTTGAGAACACCACTCCACAAATTGTCTTAAAGACTATTTCCTAAGAAATTGGTCCCCCTCTAATTCTTCCTATTGGGAGGCAGATGTGATATTTGATATTATTTCTGAgtttaagagaagaaaatgacCATACCAAGGATGTGAGACAGAAGAGAGTTTCTAGGGACTGTCCATGGTATCAGCTACTAAGCAGGAACTCCAATAATATCTGGCTGCAGGCTTTGTACAACTCAAGAATTGCCTTCATTTTGTTAGTACATGCCAGAGGAATAGCAGCCTGTGATGAATAGCCCTGTAATATATTCTTAGTCTAGCAAGAGAACACCATCCCCTGATACTTTGGAAAAGCAGCCTGAATTCCTAGAttcagaagaaaactgaaatgttAGAGGCAGGGAAATGACCAACACTGGAAAGCTCATTGGAGGACAGTCACTAAAATAAGAATGTTTCACTCACAAGAGTGAACAGAACATGATGCTAAGCATTGGATACCCTGGAAAGTGCTCTGCTGGGAAGCAGCACTTAGATTAAGGATCCTCCACacaacagaaaaactaaaaaagaaaaaaaaatctctttaaacACATGGAAATAAAGTTCTAGCATGTCACAAAGTATTCTAGAAAAGAACCTGGAATTGGAAGTGGAGACGGATGACTTTGGAATACAGACTCTGGGGATGCAGCCACTGATTCTATACATGTTAGTCTGATGCTTGTGTTTCTATGAACCCAGAACTATTACTACTATCACTTGTCTGATCCAAAAAAACCAAGCTCAAACATTTAACACCATGACCTCAGAACTAATGAATTCCAGAGAGAAGATAAATGCTCTGTGGAGAAATACATTCCTTAGCACTTCTTTCtgttgaatataaattttatagtaTCTTAGATTTGGTGTTATTTAAataagagggaggagaaggggagaaggaggaaggaaaagagagaaaaagaaggcaacagAAGATCAGGGCAAAGGGAgacgaaagaaagaaaaggaaatttatttatttaaagtaagTTCTCTAATTCTTTTTCAAAAGACTGGAATTCCAGAAAGCAATCTGTTTTATAACTTACAAATGAGGCctaataaaaaaaggagaaaggtaaAAGTTACTGAAGCCTTCTGCTTCTGATTTCTACTGGGCATTGCACATAGCACAGAGCACAGAGACATAGAAGATTCAAAGAATGTATTCAAGATTTTGTAAACATAAGGTACCAGAGATTCCAGTTTCAAGCAACAGATTACTAGCTGAAGAAATGGCTGAAAGGTTCTGAGATCTTTCTCAGGCTGTGCTTCATGAGGTAGTCATACCAGTTTTTGCAGAAATGCAGGAATTATTGCAAAATGgctaggttttaaaaacatattagcAAAGCTTAACtttacataaaagagaaaaaaatatttcaaaaaaaaacttaaaaaagaaatccatctgttttatttcttaactttttctttttttagaaaggaGGAAATCTTCCAGCTCACCTGTATCAAACCCCACACTTGGTACAATATCCACTGTTCCATGAAAGGCTCCGGCCCACGCTGAGGTAGCAGTGGTGACTGTAGTCGGATCTGTCTTTGTGATGTCACACTGGGGGGCAGGAATCCTGGCCGCACGCACTGATGGCATTAGCAGGGGCCCATAGGAAGGATCCAAAGCAGAGCCAGCAGCagggtgatgatggtggtggtggtgatggcgtCGGTGGTGCACGTGGGCATGGGGGTGGTGGTGCCTCATGTACACGTCATGCATGTGGCTGTAGGATGGGCTCACCTGAGATGCCAAAGGATAGTGCCAGGACTCAGAcgcaggagggggaggaggtgggccAGTTTGATGCAGACCATGGCTTGACCAAGGGCTGGGGTCAGCTGCAGTAAAACTGCCAGGGGGTGCAGAGACCTGGAAGTCAGGATGAACTCCCCCCAGACAGGGTGCAGGTGGGGGCTGGTAAGAGCTGGTCCAAAAGGAAGCTGGGAAACTACTCCGCTGGTTTGAGAGAGCTGAGCTGTCTGAGAAGATAGAAAACACATTATTTAAGATTCAGTTCCAGGATAGACTTGCCTTTACTTGTCCCATAATATTTTATAAGCAGGTGGATTAGCATGCACTcttctgttccccacacaggGGTGAACTGATACCAGGTTAGCCTCTGGGCTCCCATGCCAAGACAATGAGCAATATTCAACATGATGAGTGAGCCCCTCCCCCCAATTTGCTCACTTAGCCTATTCTGTCCCAGTGTCTGTCTGCCAGTGATTTGTAAGTTTATGACTCCTCTTGGGAGTCCTGTGGTCCTTAGATCTGAGAGGGAACATAGCTACATATTCCTCTGGTAAAGAAAACATGCTATAAGTGACTGCATGTAGATTGGAAATAATTTTACCAActtattttaaatgcaattttcATTCAAACCAAATAGTTCAATGCCAAAAGTAACAAATGGAGTTAAAAATCACACTTAACTGTGTTCACCTACTCATTTACCATTATGAagactgcatttattttatttcattttttccccctgtggAAACCTGGGAGTCTGTGGACTGAGAATAACAATGGTTAACATTTAATGAGAATCACCAAATGCCACATACCAGCTCCAGGTCTTTTCATGTGTAACCTGGTAAGAGCCTCAATCCAGTCCTGTGAGGTAGTTGTTTTGTTATCTCTCTTTGGAGACCAGATTATGGGGGCAGAGAAGAAGCCTAATTCCACACTGGCAAGAACAAGCCTAAACCTGGGCTTTGAGGCCAGGGATTCTTCCTCAAGGCCAAAGGCTTCATAACTGCCACAAGGGGGCACAATAATAACTACACCTTGAACACCTGGACTTTGTTACTGATTCTCTGGAGATCATAACTGGAGGAGAGTCAGGTAGGAGATGGAAAATACCAAAGAAGAGCATTTAGATGAAATAAGGAAAAGGGAGAATTCTCCTTAGCTCAGCACCAATCCCATCAATTCTAGGTCTCAATCATGTCAACATATGGATGACCTACCATGTGACAAACATAGATAGGTCAGGGATGACTACACAGatgtaacttcttttttttttttttttttttttttttgtcaatactggCAGtaaaactcaggaccttgcacttctAGGCAGGTGTCTACGACTTGTGCTTTGctccccagccctattttttttttccattttattttttgaatagggtcttgcacttacgCTCAGGCTAGCTGTGACTTCAATAATCCTACTTTTGCTTCCTGTGCAGCTGCCATGACAGGTTCACACTGCTGTGCCCAGACATtttactgagatggggtcttgtgaactattgcctggactggccttgaacaaggatcctcctgatttctgtctcccaagtagctaggattactgttTATTATGTATAACAAGTATATACACTATATACTTATTATTTGCAATAACTATTATGTTTAGTAAGACAGTACTTTTCATTCTGATTCCACATAAAAGGATCTGCTAGACCTTTCCATTAAATGAAGACATCCTAAGAAGTGCTCCAAATTAGAAGTATTGTAATTCTAAAGTTTAGCATATCTATTATTTCACCTCATAAATTTCCAGGACATAGTTATCCTGCCTCAGGGAAAGTGCAAATACCTTGGATCAATCACCAACACATCATGAGGTTAATATAACAAAGCTGTTACTGTGGAGTTCAAACATTTTCTCTAACTTTTCTAACTGCTGTGGCACTAGTACTGCCCTTGCATTCTGTCCCTTCATCCCTACACCAGAGCTACCAGCATTTACCCCATTTGCCCTACTAATACAGTGATTTACAGTCTCACAGTCAAGTGTTCCTTACACAGTATCACCATGGATCTTAAACCCTTTGAGAAACCTAGTAAATAATGTTCTTCAAGATGCAAAGAATGGGACTACATACTCACCCAATCTTCAAACATTCCCAACAAGTTTTTTAGCTGAATGACTTTGCTTTGTCACAAATACAGTCTTTCAAAAGACAGTACTTAAAATCAAACCTACTGGTATTATAGCAAACATGTTAAACTTAACCATTTTCTCCCTTTGGCATATGAAAAGTGTtgctaatgaaaagaaaaattataaaacttgtgAGAAGAAAATTCAATTTGTCTTCAGTGATGgccatttgtaaaatattttgtcaCGCCTACAATGAGTGattaatatttaaaacttaagCCCCACAAGAAGTTTATAAAGGTTTCCTAAATTACATACTTTGTCACTTTGCTTTCACTGCTCCCATCTTTGAAATAAAGTCTCATTCTGCTCAAAACTTTCATCACCTGGTGCAACCAGGATCCCattatgaaaactgttgaacCCCAACCCACAAACATGTACTAAAGAGTTCTCTTATTAAGATGGTAAATGTATATGGAATAtaccatttctccattttctttttgtttcttctcacttATATGTATGTGGAGCCAATCTTATAGATGTGTAAGCATTTTAGATATGCATACACAATTACACATAATGAACAAATTCCTTaccaaaataaaatggagaattaTATTGTGAGAAGTGAACACATTATCATTGAATATagacatctatttttaaaaacgtACTCTGTAAAGATTGAACAAAGCTTTAAAATCTcccagggaaaaataaaattaaaagcaacttAATATTTTCCCCGTTGGCATAAGTCTCCCAAGGCTAATATAAAGTTTCCAGAGATGTATGCAGTCCTTTTCAAAAACACTGTTGTACTTTACAAGTATGTGAAACAATATTGAATGGAAAATATGTTTATGAAGAAATCTATACTTCAGAATCACTATTTAGTATCttgcttgtttaaaaaaaaatcttgacacAAAGAAACAGATGATATGCTTTGCTTCATGCTGGAGAATCAATGTGCTTACTTCGTATGTATGTAAGTTTTTTCATTACGTGACTTTTTGCTTATGAGTACTTAATCACAGCCACATTTGTTGGATGAAAAAGCATATGAAGAACTGCATGAGCTATTTTTATGCAATATTGCTTTTTAGGTTTATGGAGGCAATTCAGAACTATATGATATTAGCAGCCTATGGTGACTTTGGATTTGCCATTATTCAATGTATGGGTGATTTTAGTCAGTATTTGTTTAAACTGGTAGTCTAACACATATGTAGAAGCAAAATGTAATTTGGTTCAGTGTGCATTTGTGATtaaagaatctctctctctctctttctctctttttctctctttcttatacacacacacacacgcagtcttatttctaaacaaaaaaatgaaatgacaaaattggTATATCATCCAATACAACCAACTTAAATCAAACCAATATCACTATGTGACTTACACTGGAAATctatccccccaaaaaacaattaAGAATCTTAACAAAGAATATCAAGTAATTATTTCAACTACAAAGTAGCTAGAAGACTTTTCATATTAATcccaaatgtttctttttaaaaagaaaaactaaaggcaAACACTTTAAGGATGAAAAAATTCATAATgtacagaatttttaatttcattatttaatttaaaaaatgaaaatgtaatccTAATAATCTAGAGGAAGCACACTCTTAGAATAAATATGATggaaacataaatattaaaaggtaACATTCATCTTTTAAACAtctcagtaaagaaaaaaattctactcaTTTCAATTCTTAATAATGGGTTCTGATATAATTAAGTTCCATAATCTTGTTCTGCTTCTAATGGTAAAAAGCTGTTGGGTCAGAGATGAAATGACATGTGTTCCAATATTATCTGTAATTCAGAAATTATGCATTACTATTATGTCCAAAGACTAAGTCTAGTTTCTTTGTTGTAGgattgctcaaaataggccttgtGACTCTCCAAAGAGAAATTTAGAGTGATGTCAGATGCCCATACTCCTTGGGGTCAGAAGGATTAGGTAAGTCAAGCCTCACTCTACTTTCAAAATGTTCTTCCTAAACTTCCTAGAAGCAATAACTTCCAGTCCTCCTGGAGATTCCACTCAGCTCTTTCATTCCCAATTGGCCAGTTCTTAAAACAggcctcctttccctttctctttctgctgTTTAAGTTTAGTATTAGTATTTATAAGGTCTGCCTTATAAAATTGAGATTCCCTTAACAGACCCTTAGTTACATCAACCAACCAAAAGATAAGTTGctttgaagtaaaagaaaaaacaagggcAGTAAGTTTGCCATTCAGCACTATTTTTCTGTGACCTACTTTAGTATGATTTAACTCATTACTCTTttgtacaccacacacacacacacacacacacacacacacacacacacactgtgaaagCCACTGCACACACATATGGAAGCTGAGGTTTCTATGTGGATGagataaggaaataataatacttaatagtttttcttaaattaaaagtTTTACTTTCTCCTAGTTCGAATGTATAGTGGGATTAAAAGTGATGGGATTTGTgctaaataacataaaaatatttactctcaTTAATTGTTTGCCTAGCAAAACACCTCCAAAGAACTTTTCTATCTCCATCAAAAAATTAATGTTCAGATACGATCATTGTAACATATTTAGGTGACATATTTCCTTTGTCAAGAAGTTTATAATGGAAATATATTCTGTAATTAAGCATAATtcagttttaaattaatttgtatCACTGTTGCATGTTGGTAGCGCTCTAATAACTTCATACTACAAAGCAGACCCTATAATGCAGCTGGTCAGCAGCTCCTTTGCAAAGTATCATTGCCATCACAATAGCTTTATTAATAGCAGTTAGTGTCTTGTTCTGTGACAGAAATACAACACTTCTGGGTAGACTCAAGATTGGTTTTTGATGTGTCAGACGGATAGAAGTAGAACACCTTGATTGAAACCCTGTGCTAAATTATTCATATACACGAAATCTTTACAATAACtaggaaaagaatataaaaaaaattacaattggaGAAGTTGGTCTTGGTGAGATTTTAACTTATTAATCCAAGATTGTATTTCAATAAGGAAGTAATAAGCATGAACTTAAATCCAAAATGAGCAGGCTCCAAACACAGCATTTTTCCAATTTGGGTTAGCTTtggaaattaatattaaattctCACCACCTCACTTCACGAAatgtgaatttaattttattgtaccTTCTCCTCAATTTCTATACCTTTAATTACAATTTGTAACTCTTCTATGAATCCTACCCAAAATTTGTGTGTTGATTTAACACAAATTCACAACTAGAAACAACAATAGCAACATCATTCATAAGTAGGaagtaaaataattcatttgaaatcacagaaccttacagaacaaaaaaagtcacaaattGCTTAATTCAACTCAACCCAAAGATTTCATACCAATTATTACCAAGAAGTTCTCTATGTAaaacttgtttattttctaaTACTGGATACATGTATACACTTGATTCACTTAATCACTCAGTCATTcgctttatatttattttagagtATCCACTTagaaatgttttctcttcagcatcAGAAGAAATAATGTGAGATAACTAGATATGATATTTATATACTTagtgggaaagaaacaaaaaaccctaaaagatTTGTTCTGCACCTATCGTTTCACTTCATACAGTAAGTTTTTCTTCTCATCGAATATTCTAAGTTCAGTCCATCTTGTTGGCTTTTGCACAGGTTGTTCTTTCTTTGaagaattatttttctctaaatattgACATGAAAAAAGTCTCTGTTCAGATGTAACTGCCTGAGAGAAGGCTTTCATTATCACCTTCAGTAAAGTAACATCTTGCATGCCATTATATGTTTATCATCTATCTCTCGTACAAAAATATCACCTCCATGATGGAAAGCTTTGGGGAGTCTTCTTACTGAGATGGTTCCAGCTCCTTGACCATGGCCTCGCACACATTAGCAGCTTAATAAATACTTGCTTTGTAGGACAATgaataaaacacacaaattcaAAGTCCAAAGTTAAAATTATGCCAAGATAATTCTAATTtctaataataattatttaaatactgCTATTATTCACTCTTTCTATATAGAAATTTGATGCCTGATCAAAGGTATTCTGTAATAGctctaataaattataaaaattacatggAAAACACTGAATTGTAGTTTTTGCACATACACATCCCACATCTCACTCTTCTGATTATCGCACTACAGATAACCACTGTAGACAATTTTGAACTCTAGTTTCTGCTTTCCAGGGTAAGTGATCACTGGGTTGCATATGCCATTATGAGAAAAGAAGCAGCCATTGTACTTATCATTCTTCTGGAACTGGATATTCTGATGggatttaatattaaaatatcaaattatttaCTAAAGACATCTGATTTGCTGAagctttcttattttcattttctacaagTTATTAAAATTGTTTACCACATGCTATCAAATAGGATATCAGCTGATTCCATAAGCATCTTAAACTTTCAAGGACCAAAGTCTTAGTTCCTGGAAGAAGACTATATTATTTACTAATCAGTTAAGCATCATGTGTATACATTCACTTTTATCAAGTCTTCTGTTATTTGAGTTAGTATTCTATTTTTTTAGTATTCTATTATTTTCACTTCTTATCTTAGTGTCATTCACATTtactagagagaaaaagaaatagggaagagaaaaggaaaggaaggagggaaggaaggaagaatgcagagagaaaggaaggcagaggcagaaggagggagagagggagaagaaaaaagaaaagcattgagtttACAAATGAGACCAGCAATGTACACAGCGCCCCTCCTACAACGCAGCACAAACACTCTGATGACAAGGACAGAGACCACTAGTCACATCTCACCTGACCCTACCTCATGGTGGGGATCACTACTGACCTTGTTGAAGTGTGACTCCCCATACCTTCGTCTGGAGATTGTGGCTCAACAGATTTGTGGCAAGGAGGGCTGCAATATATCTATCAGCACCAGATCAATGAATGCCAAAATTGAGCCTGCATCTGAATCACTGTGAGGCCTGGGTTAACACTGTTACTCAACCCTAGACTCTCCATTTCCCTGTGATATCCACATTCCTGATTAGGAAACTACACTTTGAGAACCATTTTTCTAGAGTCTTCTTATAACCAGGTGAGTTTGGATAAAAAAATATCTGTAACACATTTCTCTGAGGCTATCACTgaaatgatttattattttcttctctaccCTTGTAATTCTTATGATTACGATGTCACCCAGTGATTATGTTTTGTGAGTTAGAAATTAGATGTAAACAAAACTTTGTGCCTTCcctacagaaggaaggaaataaatctcTTCATCTGctggtttattttttaatctaggtAAAAACAATAGTTTAAGTCACAGAAATGATTCCTAAATTGCCAAGAATTAATCCACAATAAATCATCAGAGAGAAAGCTATGGAGAGAATATAAAGAATTTCAAAGTCTGTGTTCATGGGTCAGACTCAGAGCTCTGCTAAGTCACCACATAGCACCTAGAGGAATGAGCAAGAGCTAATTTTTTAGAAGCCGATTCAGGCACGCCTATTATTCAGAGATCCAAACTGGGCCATGGGGGCTCTAGAAAATGGTGCTTCGCAGCTCAATTCAGCCACTATAAACCCAGGCTGGCTGTACCACTACTTTGCATGAGGAATTTAAGGGGCGTGACTGCATCCTTTCCAATACTGCATTCCACATGTGACAAAACTGATCCAGCTGTTTGTCTGAAAGAAATTCTTTGCtgtccttaaaaattaaaaagcaagtgGATATCCGTCCTCCAGGGGCAAGTCTCCAGCTGGAACCTGGTACAGGCAGTTGCGAAACAGAGACAGTGCCCTGGAGAGCATCTGCTTTTGAATTCTTACCTCGCCATAGGGGGGTTAGCCCCATCTTGCTTTTTGAAATGGCAGATTCTGGATGGAAGGTGCTGGCTTGGCCCAAAGCTCTTGAGAAGTGTTCATCCACTACTGACCCAATGTCTCCCTGGAAATAAGTGAAAAGGACACAGCGAGAGTTAAGGTACTCCATCTCGGCAGGCtggtctttctcctcctcctcctcctcctcatcctcctcctcctcctcctcttgtttGCTGGGAAGGGTGACTTCCAGAGAGTCCTGCATCTTGCTGTATACCGCTAACTTCTTCTGGGATGGAATAAACAAAACACAGTATCAAAGACAGTTGGTAAAAAACCATTAACTAGTtaacttttcacttaaaaaaaaagaatctaaatatTAACATATGTTTGCAAACTGAATCTTCTTCATCTGCTTTACTCCATTCTTTCCCTCCCCAAACCAGTTGCCTCCTTCCCACACAGAGGAAAAGTCTGTATTCCAAatttggcaaagaaaaaaaagtccattaTCAAATTGTACATTTTCAGAGTGTCAGACAGAACTTGgtgtttttgtttagttttgttttaaatccaACTATATTAAAAGAATGACTTAAAAAATAGTGACAGATTCCTTCcaaattttcttctcattttagatTTACTATTAAAGATTTAATGTACAGTAGCATTATAGTTTAGGATGGAGAAGAATAAGGGACAGGAGACCTAACTGTCTAGAGGCagagtagagaagaaaagagcttttcataaatgaaataaactaaaataaaaacaggaatgcTGAATCTTATAAAAGGATTTGGCAGATGTGCTGAACTCATTTCtcaaaaatcaaactaaaatgacaaaataagtCTGTGTGAAGATCCATTTTGCATGGAACATATTTTTCAGATGTTCCACTTACCACCATTATCATAGAGGGGAGAAAAGATATTATTAAGGCTTACTGAAGGTATTACAAAATACTAACAAGGACAAAGTTATCAAACAAAAATGATATTCTGACATATGATCATAACtacaataataattaatatgtATTATGCCAGCCTTCTAAAATCTTGTATTTAAtgcttcatttaatctttacactCCTATAACATGGTTATTACTATTATACTATCTGTGTCTTAAAGACAAAGATACCAAGGcatagagaagttaagtaatttgccaAAGATCTCACAGCATGTAAGTGATAAAGCCAGAATGGATAATAGAGCATTCAGATGTAGATGTGCACAACGTGTATGAaagcgtgtatgtgtgtgtgtgttagcagGAATATCTCCTATGGAAGAAAAGTCACCAAAATGTATCTTGTGTTGTTTGTCTGAGTGATAAGtggtatttaatttaatttactttcttatttctgtttttcagtatTTCCAAACACTTTTCATTGAGcatatattattttgaatatcaAAACTTCgtataaattatatgtaaaaagataaaaatacattattttagtgACTAAATAAACTTTCTATATCACCTGTTTATTGGCAAAGCCCAATCCCTTGTCACACCACTTTTctcatttcaggaaaaaaaaaatgcatggtgGAAAAATGAATCtaagtagaaaaagaaatcattccAGCATACTCAATAAGTTCGCATATGTTAACAAAATGCATAACTCAATTCTAGTTCCTAATGTAGTTACTAGTTTAAAAATCTATAGCCACAAATTATAAATGAATCATCCAATTAATTGAATACTTTCTCCTAGCAATGAATGTGATGTTTGTGTTTGAGGTATTCCTGAAAAGTTCAGGCATATTATGAGGTGCTGCTTATTATGTTGGTGATGTTACTTATATATAAGtgtactgatttttatttatgtattgtgtCAATGGGATTATCAATTGATGATGAATAGATAATTCATTCCTTGTGTGTGAATATGTCTTGCTGATAAATAGGTGATTCTAACAGCTGCCTGATTGTATTTCTTGTAATCAAACTGTTGTACAGATTTAAACACCTTTGTACG from Castor canadensis chromosome 5, mCasCan1.hap1v2, whole genome shotgun sequence encodes the following:
- the Vgll3 gene encoding transcription cofactor vestigial-like protein 3 isoform X3, which produces MSCAEVMYHPQPYGAPQYLPNPVAAATCPTACYHPAPQPGQQGDIGSVVDEHFSRALGQASTFHPESAISKSKMGLTPLWRDSSALSNQRSSFPASFWTSSYQPPPAPCLGGVHPDFQVSAPPGSFTAADPSPWSSHGLHQTGPPPPPPASESWHYPLASQVSPSYSHMHDVYMRHHHPHAHVHHRRHHHHHHHHPAAGSALDPSYGPLLMPSVRAARIPAPQCDITKTDPTTVTTATSAWAGAFHGTVDIVPSVGFDTGLQHQDKSKESPWY
- the Vgll3 gene encoding transcription cofactor vestigial-like protein 3 isoform X2; its protein translation is MSCAEVMYHPQPYGAPQYLPNPVAAATCPTACYHPAPQPGQQKLAVYSKMQDSLEVTLPSKQEEEEEEDEEEEEEEKDQPAEMEYLNSRCVLFTYFQGDIGSVVDEHFSRALGQASTFHPESAISKSKMGLTPLWRDSSALSNQRSSFPASFWTSSYQPPPAPCLGGVHPDFQVSAPPGSFTAADPSPWSSHGLHQTGPPPPPPASESWHYPLASQVSPSYSHMHDVYMRHHHPHAHVHHRRHHHHHHHHPAAGSALDPSYGPLLMPSVRAARIPAPQCDITKTDPTTVTTATSAWAGAFHGTVDIVPSVGFDTGLQHQDKSKESPWY
- the Vgll3 gene encoding transcription cofactor vestigial-like protein 3 isoform X1; this translates as MSCAEVMYHPQPYGAPQYLPNPVAAATCPTACYHPAPQPGQQKKLAVYSKMQDSLEVTLPSKQEEEEEEDEEEEEEEKDQPAEMEYLNSRCVLFTYFQGDIGSVVDEHFSRALGQASTFHPESAISKSKMGLTPLWRDSSALSNQRSSFPASFWTSSYQPPPAPCLGGVHPDFQVSAPPGSFTAADPSPWSSHGLHQTGPPPPPPASESWHYPLASQVSPSYSHMHDVYMRHHHPHAHVHHRRHHHHHHHHPAAGSALDPSYGPLLMPSVRAARIPAPQCDITKTDPTTVTTATSAWAGAFHGTVDIVPSVGFDTGLQHQDKSKESPWY